Genomic DNA from Vibrio vulnificus CMCP6:
AGTCAACAGCGAAATCATTGAAGCCAATGTTCCTGCTCAATACCAAGACAAAGAAAACGAGTGGTTTGCACTAACGACTCGTACTCGTAGCGTTTATTCTTCTCGTGATCGCGTTGGTAAGTTAGGCGATGCTTTCACTTATGAAGATCTTGCTAAGCCAGAATTCAAAGGCAAAATCTGTACTCGTAGCGGTAAGCACCCTTACAATATTTCGCTGGTCTCTGCGATGATTGCACACCACGGCGAAGCTGAAACCAAGAAATGGTTGGAAGGCGTAAAAGCAAACCTAGCTCGCAAACCTCAAGGTAACGACCGTGGTCAAGTGAAGGCAATTAAAGAAGGCCTTTGTGATGTTTCTCTAGGTAACAGCTACTACCTAGGTGCAATGGTTAACGATAAAGAGCAGAAAGTGTGGGCGGATGCGGTTTACATTAACTTCCCTAACCAGCAAACCACGGGTACGCACGTGAATATTTCTGGTATGGCGATGGCGAAATACGCACCAAATAAAGCCAATGCGCAGAAGCTAATGGAATTCCTAACAGGCGACAAAGCACAGCACATGTATGCGGAAGTGAACTACGAATACCCAGTGAAAGCGGGTGTGGAGCGTTCTGAACTTGTGGCTTCTTGGGGCGATTTCAAAGCAGACACCATTTCTCTAGATGACATCGCATCACATCACGCAGCAGCAATCAAACTGATTGATGAAGTGAAATTTGACCTTTAAATGAAACTAGGGGTATAACTATACCCCTATTTATTAAAGTGATATGAGATGTATTTGCAAACGCATCTGTGTTTCATACGCCCGTGCAGTTATTAGGCGATGAAAGAAAAAAAATACACATGGAAAACCAGTAGTGGGGCATTGGCTTTACTGCTGGTTTTGCCGATTTTGGCGATCTTCTATACCGCTGTCGGATACAGTGATGAGCTGTTTGCTCATTTGATGTCGACGGTGATGCCATCTTACATATTGAATACCATTCTTTTGACGACGGGCGTGTTAGTTGTCTCTCTCATTTTGGGTATTCCTAGTGCGTGGTTCATGGCCATGTGCAAACTTCCCACTGAAAAATGGTTGCAATGGGCCTTAGTACTGCCATTGGCTATGCCGGGGTACATCATAGGTTATATTTTTACCGATTGGTTTGATTTTGCTGGTCCTGTACAGATTTTACTGCGAGATCTCACTGGGTGGGGCCCAGGAGACTATTGGTTTCCTGATATTCGAACGGTAGCAGGGGCTACCTTCGTGCTGTCGCTCGTGCTCTATCCATATGTTTATTTACTCTGCCGCGCTGCTTTTATGGAGCAAAACGTCTCTTTACTGCAAAGTGCGCGACTCTTGAAGTGCAGTGCATGGGAGAGCTTTTGGCGTATTTCTATGCCACTTGCTCGTCCTTCGATTGCGGTGGGTTTGTCGCTGGTGGCGATGGAGACCATTGGTGACTTCGGCACTGTGAGCTATTTTGCCGTCAACACGCTCACCACTGCGGTGTATGACACTTGGCTTGGTTACTCCAACTTAAACGCGGCGGCAAAAATTTCAGCCTTAATGCTACTGATTGTCATCTTATTACTCAGTGCGGAGCGTTATAGCCGACGTAAGCAAAAGCTCTTCCAAGCGCAGTTCAATAGCCACGAAGATTTCCGCTATGAACTCAAAGGCTGGAAAATGTGGGCAGCACTGATTTGGTGTTGGGGTTTGGTCGCCATTGCCTTTATTTTCCCGTTGTTGCAGTTGGTGGACTACTCGATTACCTATTTTGAACAAAGTTGGACCAATGAATTTCGTCGCTTTGCCATGAATAGCCTTAAAGTCTCGATTGCAGCGGCCATCGTTGCGGTGATTGTCGCATTGATCGTCAATTTCAATCATCGTTTACACAATCAGAAAACCAGCTTGGCGTGCATTCGTTTATCGTCATTGGGGTATGCGGTGCCAGGCACCGTATTGGCGATTGGCATCATGGTGCCAGTATTGTCTATGGATCACTTGGTCAATGATGTTGCGAAATACATGGGATGGGGCAGACCAGGTCTGATTTTCTCAGGTACCATTTTTGCGATCATTTTTGCTATGGTCGTGCGTTTTTCTGCGGTGGCGATTGGCAGCATTGAAAGCAGCTTGAACAAAATCTCCCCTTCGCTTGATATGGCATCACGTACTATGGGCTGCCATGCCAATGCCATGTTGTGGCGTGTGCACTTCCCGCTGATCAAACGCGGCATGCTGATTGCTGGATTGTTGGTGTTTATTGAGTCGATGAAAGAGTTGAACGCTGCGCTGCTACTGCGCCCATTCAACTTTGAAACCTTGGCCACCTATGTATACAACTACGCCTCCGACGAGCGTTTGGAACTGGCTGCATTGCCGGCGGTGTTGTTGGTGTTGGTTGGATTGATCCCCCTTGTTATCGTTAACCGTTCACTGGAGCAGAGTCACTAATGAGTTGCGCACTATCGATTAAAAACCTGACTTGTCAATACGATGCTCAAACGGTGCTTGAGTCACTCTCTCTGGAAGTGGAACAAGGGCAGATTGTTTGTTTACTTGGGGCCAGTGGTTGCGGAAAAACCACTTTATTGAAAGCCATCGCAGGGCTGCTGCCTCTCTCTTCGGGAGAGATGAGTTTAAACTGCATGATGATCGATAATGGTGAGCATTGGGTGCCACCTGAGCAGCGTAATATCGGCATGATTTTCCAAGATTATGCGCTGTTTCCTCACCTGACTGTGGCAGAGAATGTGGCGTTTGGTTTGCGCGGTTGGAGCAGTGAAGCTCGCCAAAGCAAAGTCAAAGAAATGCTAGAGTTGGTGCATTTGTCTCCTTTTGCCGATCGTTACCCGCATCAGCTCTCGGGTGGCCAACAGCAACGAGTGGCGATTGCGCGTTCGTTGGCGTACAAGCCAGATTTGCTTCTGCTCGATGAACCGTTCTCGAACATCGACACACAAGTACGCCATGAACTGATTGCTGAGATTCGTAAAATCTTTAAGCAGCAAGGCGTAACAGCAATTTTCGTTACGCACAGCCGTGAAGAAGCGTTCGCTTTTGCCGATAAAATGGCGGTAATGAATCACGGTGTGATTGAACAATATGGCACGGCGTCTGAGTTATATTACAAACCGTCGAGCAAGTTTGTCGCGGATTTCCTTGGCGGCGGCAGTTACCTCCCAGCGAAGCGTTTATCGGAATCCGAGTTTGAAACCCATTTGGGTGTCGTTGAAGCTACTGCGCAGCAATCGATTTTGATTAATGATCCGTGTGAGTTGTTGTTGCGTCCTCAGCATATTCAAATCAGTGCCTCAGAGGAAAGCAGTATCCGTATTATGGAGCAGCAATTTATGGGTGATCACTGCCGCTATGTGATCGAAGCCAATGGCAATAAATTGTTAGCCAGTTCGGCGGAAGCGCTCAATATCGGACAAATGGTCTCGGTGAAAGTTGATACCCAAGGCATCTTGGCGTTTTAAACGAAAAAAGCCCGACCTAGGGTCGGGCAAATGGTACGTCATGTGAACAACCGTGAGGTTGCGTTTAAAGAGCCAGAAACTCTTTAAACTGATGAACGACCAGTTCGGCAGTCTCTTTATCCTGCATCTCAGCAAAAATTCGCAGCAAAGGTTCAGTACCGGAGAAGCGAGCTATCACCCAGCCTCCGTTTTTGAAGTACACTTTCGCTCCATCGTCATAACTGACTTTTTCGATCTCAAAGCCAAATTCAGGCAATTGTTTTTCGATATAAATCTTGTCATACAGCGATTGTTTTGCCGCTGGTTTGAACTTGCAGTCGCCCTCAGCCATGTAGGCATAGCCGTACTTGCTGTAGATCTCTTCTAATAGCTCAGAAAGCTTTTTGCCCGTCACGGAAATCATTTCAACTAATAGGCTCGATGCAAACACGCCATCTTTGCCTTTGATATGACCACGAATGGTTAAGCCGCCCGAACTCTCACCACCGATCAAAGAGTCGTCCGCTTCCATCTGTGAACTGATGTGTTTAAAGCCTACAGGCACTTCAAAACACTTCTCACCATGATCGGCAGCGATTTTATCCAACAGGTGCGTGGTGGCGATGTTGCGAACCACAGAACCTGTCCAGCCTTTGTATTTGAGTAGGTAGTAATACAATAGGATCAACACTTCGTTCGGATGAATGAAGTTGCCTTTTTCATCGATAATGCCCAAACGGTCTGCATCGCCATCGGTACCAATGCCGATGTCGTAGCCTTGTGCCGCCACAAGGTGCTTCAGACGATAAAGGGTCGCTGCGCTTGGGGATGGCATTAAGCCGCCAAAGTCAGGGTTCTTGCCATCGTTGATCACGTCGACATCACAGCGCCCATTGATCAATACCGTTTGCAGCGCGTTTTTCGCCACGCCAAACATAGGATCGATCAGCACGCGTAGATTGGCTTTTTTGATCGCTTCAATGTCGATGAAATTGATGATGGAATCGACAAACTCGTTCATCGGGTTGATGATGACAATTTGTTTGTCTTCTACCGCTTGTTCGAAATCGACACTTTGCACTTGATCCAAGGTCAGATGAGCAATTTGCGCTTCGATTTTCTGCGTGATCACTTCGTCCGCATCACGGCCACCTTCAATGAACACTTTCACGCCATTGTAGTCGGCAGGGTTGTGAGAAGCGGTAATACAGGCAGAGTAAGCACAGCCCATTTCTTTGGCCTTGAACATCACAATTGGCGTTGGGACAAATTTATTGATGAAGCTCACCACAATACCATTAGCGGCAAGGACTTCGGCAAACCAAGCGCCGGCTTTATCCGATAGAAAACGACGGTCATAGCCAATCACAAAACCGCGCTCAGCGACCTGTTCGTTATTGATGATGTTAGCTACGGCTTGTGCGACCAAGCGAACGTTATCTTTGGTGAACTCTTCGCCAATAAAAGCGCGCCAGCCACCGGTTCCAAATTTGATCATAATTCGATCTCCCTTAGGAAATGGCCCGTAGGCCATTTCCCAAACTATTTGCTAGCGATAACGTGATGGGATTAACCCAAAACGACCACAACCTCATTCACGGTGCCTTCTGCCTGCGCAGGAACGGCACCTTCGATCGCTTGACCATTTAATGTGATGGATTTAACGCCCTTAGAAACACCTTGTGGGTTTTCGACTTTGATTTGGTAAGTCGCGCCACGCCATTGACGAGTCACTTCAAAACCAGGCCACGCTGTTGGAATACATGGGTCGATCTCAAGTGAATCAAAACCAGTACGCACACCGAGAATGAAGTTGGTGGTGGCGTAGTAAGCCCAACCTGAGGTTCCCGTTAACCAAGGGTGGTTTGCACGACCATGGTCTTGGTGGTCACGGCCCATGATGAACTGAACGTAGGAGTACGGTTCTGCCATGCGCGTTTCAATGATGTCGTTTTGGTTGTATGGGTTGAGTGAGTCGTAAAGCTCCATTGCGCGATCACCACGGCCCAGTTTCGCTTCTGCAACCCAAGCCCATGGGTTTGGATGCGAGAAGATAGCGCCGTTTTCTTTCACGCCTTGGTAAACGCGAGTGACGAAACCAATATCATCGTTTGGTGTCGCGAACGATGGTGCGTTTAGGTGTAGGCCGTATTTCGAGAACAGGTACTCGTATACCGCGTCCATCGCCTTGATGCCGCGCTCGTGGCTGACTGCGCCAGACAGTACTGCCAGCGAGTTTGACTCAAGGTGCACTTTGCCTTCCACTTGGTCGAAGGTACCGATCTTGTCGCCATCTTTGGTCAAACCACGGATGTACCATTCGCCTTTCTCATCCCACAAATGAGTTTCACACGCTTCACGAACGCCGCTTGCCATCGCTTGGTATTTGTCTGTCGCCGCTTCGTCATTACGGAAGCGAGAAAGCTCTAGGAAGGCTTCCAGTGCCCAGAAATGCAGGAATGACACCATGGAAGACTCACCACCACCTAGGTTTAGACAGTCGTTCCAGTCTGCGCGTAGACCTTTACAGATACCCGTTTGACCGACGTATTCTGCGGAGAAATCCAGTGCCGCCATCATGTGTTCATACACAGTCGCGTTGCCGCCGTCTGCATAAGGAATCACTTCATCAATAAAGCCGATATCGCCCGTCTCTTTCACATAGTTCAAGATGGTTGGCACGATCCATAGGTGATCGTCGGAACAGGTGTCTTTGATACCGTGGATCTTGTCATCGTCAGATGGTGTTGGGACAACGGTTGGTGATTTTGATGGTTTAACATCCGCTTTTTCTGGATCGAACCAATCTGGATCAAATAGGTGTAAACCGTATCCCGCTTTCACTTGGCCGCGAAGCAGATCAACCAAGCGTTTGCGCGTCATTGCTGGGTTGGTGTGAGGAACCGAAATTGCGTCTTGCGCGGTATCGCGGTAACCCAAGCCTGTGCGGCCACCCACTTCAATGAAAGAGGCAAAGCGAGACCACACCACACACGTTTCTGCTTGGTATAGAGTCCATGCGTTGATCATGGTATCCAAACCTGCGTTTGGTGATTTCACTTGGAACTTCTCACAGCGCTCGTCCCAGTGCGCTTTGATACCAGCAAAGGCTTGATCGACTTTAGTGAGATCTTGGTATTTCTCGCGCAGTTTTGCGCCATTACCTTTACCTACACCTAAGATCACTGCAAAGCGTACTTTTTCGCCAGGTTGTAGAACGAATTGTTTGTGCAACGCGCCACAGTGGTTGTAACAGGTTTGTGCAGTGTTAGAACACTTACCTTGTGCCACAGCGATTGGGTTTGCTTCGTCGCGGTACATACCGAGGAAGACATCGCGTTGGCCGTCGTAGCTGTCAGCATCAAACGTGGCTGTCAGGTAGTAGAAACCTAAGAAGTCGTCGGTGTTGTAGTATAGATCGTACTCAATCACGCCATCTTTGTACTCGGTACCTGCAGAGTACAAGGACATCTGATGGTTTTGGTTGTCCGATTTAATGTGGCTGAAAGAAAACTCGACGTAGTTGAATGCACTGATGGTGCGCACTTCGTCAGAGGTGTTCTCGATTTCAACGTCCCAAACTTCCGCGTCTTCACCTTTTGGTACAAACAGGGTTTTGTTGGCAACAATGCCATTGTATTCACACTTAAACTTGGAATAAGACAGGCCGTGACGAACTTCGTATTTCGCCTGCTCTAGGCTTTTAGCCACAGGCTGCCATGAAATTGACCAGTAATCACCCGTTGCATCATCGCGTAGGTAGACATAGTGCCCCGGACGATCTTGAGTAAAGTTTGGACGGAACTTGGTCACACGGTTGTACTCAGGAGAGTGATAGAAAGAGTATCCCCCTGCGTTGTGTGAAATAACGGTACAGAATTTTTCGGTACCTAAGTAGTTGGTCCATGGTGCCGGTACATCCGGGCGAGTGATGACGTATTCACGATTGTCATTATCGAAATAGCCGTATTTCATTGTCATTTCCTTTTCAACAAACTGCTTGGTAAGGCAGTCAAAAACTAAAGCTAGTGAAAACTTAGGAAAGCGAGGCTTTCATTCGGTTGTTCATTTCCATGGCTGGCGATACTTGATGCCCTGTTTGTCCAGTAGCGGCAAGTGACCTTTCAGCCTTGATAAAAAGTCGTTCCAATCACGATGTTCTTTCTGTGTCCAACACGCTTCGGCGAGTGCAATAATGCGTGGGAAGACCATATAGTCCATTCGCTCAGGGTTATTGATGATTTCGCACCAAAGAGCCGTTTGGATTCCCCAAATTCGCTTATGAATTGGGTCGTCAGCCGGAATATTGGCAAGCGGCTCGTAGTTGTAGGCTTTTTCGAGTGGCAGTGGATTGGCCCAATCTACCCCCGGCTCTTCCGGTGCGTAATCTTGTGTCATATCGAGATAAGTGGTTTGAGCGGGTTGAAGTACCACATCAAAGCCTTGACGGGCGCAGTTCACCGCCGCTTCTTCACTTAACCACGAGTAAATCACGGTGTCCTTACTCACTTTGTCACCGTGTTGTGCTTCTTCCCATCCCAACATTCGCTTGCCAAGACTGCGCAGCTTTTGCTCGGCGTGACGCAGTAAGTGACCTTGCAGCTCCTTGTAATCCTGATAGCCATGTTGCTTCATCAAGGCTTGACAGCTTGGGCTGTTTGACCAAACCCCGTGAGGTACTTCGTCGGCACCAATATGAACGTAGGGTGCCGGGAACAGTTGGGCGATTTCTTCCAGCACACCATCTAAAAATTGATAGGTGGTGCTTAAGCCGGGATTAAGAACGTTATCGGAGTAATTTTGAATACTGCGATAGACGGTGTCGTCTTCTGCTTCTACCAGCATTTCTGGCAGCGATTTAATCGCTGCGCGACAGTGACCAGGAACGTCAATTTCAGGAATGACCATGATGCTGCGCTGCGCGGCGTAGGCGACCACTTCTTTGATCTCTTCTTGGCTATAGAACCCGCCATAACGCTGCGAAATATGGGTA
This window encodes:
- a CDS encoding Fe(3+) ABC transporter substrate-binding protein, with translation MKKLLTLSALACATLAPTAMAAEEVNVYSYRQPFLVEPMFNEFTKETGIKVNVMFAKTGIAEKLAQEGEYSPADVILTVDISRLAELTDKGLVQPVNSEIIEANVPAQYQDKENEWFALTTRTRSVYSSRDRVGKLGDAFTYEDLAKPEFKGKICTRSGKHPYNISLVSAMIAHHGEAETKKWLEGVKANLARKPQGNDRGQVKAIKEGLCDVSLGNSYYLGAMVNDKEQKVWADAVYINFPNQQTTGTHVNISGMAMAKYAPNKANAQKLMEFLTGDKAQHMYAEVNYEYPVKAGVERSELVASWGDFKADTISLDDIASHHAAAIKLIDEVKFDL
- a CDS encoding ABC transporter permease, with the translated sequence MKEKKYTWKTSSGALALLLVLPILAIFYTAVGYSDELFAHLMSTVMPSYILNTILLTTGVLVVSLILGIPSAWFMAMCKLPTEKWLQWALVLPLAMPGYIIGYIFTDWFDFAGPVQILLRDLTGWGPGDYWFPDIRTVAGATFVLSLVLYPYVYLLCRAAFMEQNVSLLQSARLLKCSAWESFWRISMPLARPSIAVGLSLVAMETIGDFGTVSYFAVNTLTTAVYDTWLGYSNLNAAAKISALMLLIVILLLSAERYSRRKQKLFQAQFNSHEDFRYELKGWKMWAALIWCWGLVAIAFIFPLLQLVDYSITYFEQSWTNEFRRFAMNSLKVSIAAAIVAVIVALIVNFNHRLHNQKTSLACIRLSSLGYAVPGTVLAIGIMVPVLSMDHLVNDVAKYMGWGRPGLIFSGTIFAIIFAMVVRFSAVAIGSIESSLNKISPSLDMASRTMGCHANAMLWRVHFPLIKRGMLIAGLLVFIESMKELNAALLLRPFNFETLATYVYNYASDERLELAALPAVLLVLVGLIPLVIVNRSLEQSH
- a CDS encoding ABC transporter ATP-binding protein — its product is MSCALSIKNLTCQYDAQTVLESLSLEVEQGQIVCLLGASGCGKTTLLKAIAGLLPLSSGEMSLNCMMIDNGEHWVPPEQRNIGMIFQDYALFPHLTVAENVAFGLRGWSSEARQSKVKEMLELVHLSPFADRYPHQLSGGQQQRVAIARSLAYKPDLLLLDEPFSNIDTQVRHELIAEIRKIFKQQGVTAIFVTHSREEAFAFADKMAVMNHGVIEQYGTASELYYKPSSKFVADFLGGGSYLPAKRLSESEFETHLGVVEATAQQSILINDPCELLLRPQHIQISASEESSIRIMEQQFMGDHCRYVIEANGNKLLASSAEALNIGQMVSVKVDTQGILAF
- a CDS encoding phosphoglucomutase/phosphomannomutase family protein; the encoded protein is MIKFGTGGWRAFIGEEFTKDNVRLVAQAVANIINNEQVAERGFVIGYDRRFLSDKAGAWFAEVLAANGIVVSFINKFVPTPIVMFKAKEMGCAYSACITASHNPADYNGVKVFIEGGRDADEVITQKIEAQIAHLTLDQVQSVDFEQAVEDKQIVIINPMNEFVDSIINFIDIEAIKKANLRVLIDPMFGVAKNALQTVLINGRCDVDVINDGKNPDFGGLMPSPSAATLYRLKHLVAAQGYDIGIGTDGDADRLGIIDEKGNFIHPNEVLILLYYYLLKYKGWTGSVVRNIATTHLLDKIAADHGEKCFEVPVGFKHISSQMEADDSLIGGESSGGLTIRGHIKGKDGVFASSLLVEMISVTGKKLSELLEEIYSKYGYAYMAEGDCKFKPAAKQSLYDKIYIEKQLPEFGFEIEKVSYDDGAKVYFKNGGWVIARFSGTEPLLRIFAEMQDKETAELVVHQFKEFLAL
- a CDS encoding GH36-type glycosyl hydrolase domain-containing protein, with product MKYGYFDNDNREYVITRPDVPAPWTNYLGTEKFCTVISHNAGGYSFYHSPEYNRVTKFRPNFTQDRPGHYVYLRDDATGDYWSISWQPVAKSLEQAKYEVRHGLSYSKFKCEYNGIVANKTLFVPKGEDAEVWDVEIENTSDEVRTISAFNYVEFSFSHIKSDNQNHQMSLYSAGTEYKDGVIEYDLYYNTDDFLGFYYLTATFDADSYDGQRDVFLGMYRDEANPIAVAQGKCSNTAQTCYNHCGALHKQFVLQPGEKVRFAVILGVGKGNGAKLREKYQDLTKVDQAFAGIKAHWDERCEKFQVKSPNAGLDTMINAWTLYQAETCVVWSRFASFIEVGGRTGLGYRDTAQDAISVPHTNPAMTRKRLVDLLRGQVKAGYGLHLFDPDWFDPEKADVKPSKSPTVVPTPSDDDKIHGIKDTCSDDHLWIVPTILNYVKETGDIGFIDEVIPYADGGNATVYEHMMAALDFSAEYVGQTGICKGLRADWNDCLNLGGGESSMVSFLHFWALEAFLELSRFRNDEAATDKYQAMASGVREACETHLWDEKGEWYIRGLTKDGDKIGTFDQVEGKVHLESNSLAVLSGAVSHERGIKAMDAVYEYLFSKYGLHLNAPSFATPNDDIGFVTRVYQGVKENGAIFSHPNPWAWVAEAKLGRGDRAMELYDSLNPYNQNDIIETRMAEPYSYVQFIMGRDHQDHGRANHPWLTGTSGWAYYATTNFILGVRTGFDSLEIDPCIPTAWPGFEVTRQWRGATYQIKVENPQGVSKGVKSITLNGQAIEGAVPAQAEGTVNEVVVVLG